From a region of the Candidatus Methylarchaceae archaeon HK02M2 genome:
- a CDS encoding pyridoxamine 5'-phosphate oxidase family protein codes for MKLPKMEKHEINELIREQMLCRISFKGTIYPYTVPFQYVQLNNSLYFHFTNYGKKMRLFERDKRVCVEIERYKQDLSEYGFVVLRGKLKIVTDPYEKDMVIKEMAQEGEQKLSENFLLAHGIRREEGWSSLIQKKDPVIVKLEEIAEVIGIKSPSL; via the coding sequence GTGAAACTGCCAAAAATGGAAAAGCATGAGATAAACGAACTCATTCGAGAACAAATGCTTTGTAGGATCTCTTTCAAAGGAACTATTTACCCATATACTGTTCCTTTTCAATACGTTCAACTAAACAACTCTCTTTATTTTCACTTTACAAACTATGGTAAAAAAATGAGACTCTTTGAGAGGGATAAGAGGGTTTGTGTTGAAATTGAAAGGTACAAACAAGATCTTAGTGAATACGGTTTTGTTGTTCTTAGAGGCAAGTTAAAGATAGTTACAGATCCTTACGAAAAAGATATGGTTATCAAAGAGATGGCACAAGAAGGAGAACAAAAACTTTCAGAAAATTTTCTTCTAGCCCACGGCATCAGAAGAGAGGAAGGCTGGTCTTCATTAATCCAAAAAAAAGACCCAGTAATAGTTAAACTAGAAGAGATAGCTGAAGTAATAGGAATTAAATCTCCATCGTTGTAA